A section of the Girardinichthys multiradiatus isolate DD_20200921_A chromosome 5, DD_fGirMul_XY1, whole genome shotgun sequence genome encodes:
- the si:dkeyp-75b4.8 gene encoding lipopolysaccharide-induced tumor necrosis factor-alpha factor homolog, translating into MEPPSYDEVSCHLSVQIPEDITHLSTPVYTSNLSPSTPPPTYGEAVYQNAFPILIPPSRQTAVVPPPGNSRITVHPLTQIGERPARGPRAPSVAVISQPQPVPIIISTLRDSPGFVCCPHCQQPVTSNVTYVAGKAAWCTCLIIALMGLVCGFCLIPLCIRRLQDAHHSCPHCGKKLYIYER; encoded by the exons ATGGAACCACCTTCATACGACGAGGTCAGTTGCCACCTTTCTGTTCAGATCCCAGAAGACATTACACACCTGTCTACTCCTGTCTACACCTCCAACCTGTCCCCATCGACACCTCCTCCGACCTATGGAGAGGCCG TTTACCAAAATGCTTTTCCTATCCTGATTCCACCCTCCAGACAAACTGCTGTGGTCCCACCACCTGGAAACTCCAGAATCACAGTTCACCCGCTTACACAAA TTGGTGAAAGACCAGCCAGAGGTCCCAGAGCTCCATCCGTAGCCGTCATTTCCCAGCCCCAGCCAGTTCCCATCATAATAAGTACTCTGAGGGACTCTCCTGGTTTTGTTTGCTGTCCTCACTGCCAGCAACCTGTCACCAGTAATGTCACATATGTGGCTGGGAAGGCTGCGTGGTGCACATGTCTCATTATTGCATTGATGGG GTTAGTCTGCGGTTTCTGCCTGATTCCACTTTGCATAAGAAGACTGCAAGATGCACATCACTCCTGTCCCCACTGTGGCAAAAAACTGTACATTTATGAAAGATGA